The following proteins come from a genomic window of Trifolium pratense cultivar HEN17-A07 linkage group LG4, ARS_RC_1.1, whole genome shotgun sequence:
- the LOC123919845 gene encoding calcium-transporting ATPase 12, plasma membrane-type-like isoform X1, which yields MSQASMSSESDGGNIELGASLLLATTTTTSSNKYNKIWHRSKILLYIKVIISLRKDTTSSDNYEESLPPSPLPNTSLLPSPPARTSSAKSFVGIDIPSHTQEGYIAEIVKKKDLISLLKFGGVDRVCEILHGQTHHPLEKITGNLGTSFSSILWNSCKHNRYTISMMLISASLSFATELKQEGRKYGWHDGVAMVFFVLLLLAFSSITNFWCERKMVKLAKRKGQEVKFNVKRGEHDLVLPVYDIVVGDIVCLSPRDEVPADGLLVSGDVLVLDDGIQNEKIDCRENPFLIAGSKVIEGHGQMVVTSVENKLNVAEMKGSMNCNFEKKGLLYSLIEKPISNLDKASLLIFTLVAFVLFIRLICKKDGDGGGLPEIKGNNVSIGLLAQLLENIFLRPRGNISILAGLFSVVMLCVQHGVPLMVTLSLHYQNDKLVVNQEVVHNDLSACTTMGLVTVICIDVSGGIIPKPMEVKIWVGEGERDMSMVEEPETRFVLDKLKQGLGLSVLAPGLSPSPVSNSLVSWAEKTWKMDILSFREDFHILKHSKLDSNQEGSGVLARKVRVNEQVMHVHWSGDAPTILEMCSQYYDSEGACHSIENQKLKFRQVIQEMEDNGLKPIAFACRETQVQELEQDELTLLALVGLKFKCQESTKLALQNLKNNGIEIKLVSEDDIMVVKDMACELRIEVPINGHLEGKELKDLNDKERLVKVDQAIAMGSFSPKDKHLMVRCLQDKGDVVAFIDQERLMTNHNSEVLKLADVGIVHNSLRRTIDGREKSGITITCFSALVPIIKAGRSKYHNIQKFIQLQMTVGISGLLITLITTIFTGNSPLTAIQLIWVNMLMCILGGLMMVMELSSEDEQKQPSGRNQPIITKKIWKNIVFQVFYQASACMILEFGGHVTDSEKQVRKIMIFNTFFLCQLFNLLNIMGFLKADIFKIDVQKFCFLVALGGCVVMQVVVIEYAKGLADCMRLNAARWAICVLVSAVPWVLEWTLKKIFSVFFSTNYSSPLDSRESTPQPLFYLYWGLPFMMLLLFPIGLAGMTFH from the exons ATGTCACAAGCAAGCATGTCCTCAGAATCAGATGGTGGCAACATAGAACTTGGTGCTAGTTTACTACttgctactactactactactagcaGCAACAAATACAATAAGATATGGCATAGAAGCAAGATACTACTATACATAAAAGTCATTATCTCCTTGAGGAAGGATACAACTTCTAGTGACAATTATGAAGAATCTCTTCCACCATCACCACTACCAAACACTTCATTACTTCCTAGTCCTCCTGCTAGAACATCCTCTGCCAAATCATTTGTTGGAATCGATATACCTTCTCATACTCAAGAGGGGTATATTGCTGAAATTGTGAAGAAGAAGGACTTAATATCTCTTCTTAAGTTTGGTGGGGTTGATCGCGTTTGTGAAATTCTACATGGTCAAACTCATCACCCATTAGAG AAGATCACTGGGAACCTTGGAACAAGCTTCTCTAGCATTTTATGGAATAGCTGCAAACACAATCGTTACACAATTTCAATGATGTTGATTTCGGCCTCATTGTCCTTTGCCACGGAACTCAAGCAGGAGGGACGGAAATATGGTTGGCATGATGGTGTTGCtatggttttttttgttttacttctGCTCGCATTCTCTTCAATAACTAACTTTTGGTGCGAACGAAAAATGGTGAAATTGGCAAAGAGAAAAGGCCAGGAGGTGAAGTTCAATGTTAAAAGAGGTGAACATGATCTTGTTCTTCCCGTATACGATATTGTTGTGGGTGACATCGTGTGTTTGAGTCCCCGTGATGAGGTTCCTGCTGATGGTTTGCTTGTGAGTGGCGACGTCCTTGTGCTGGATGATGGaatacaaaatgaaaaaattgattgTAGGGAGAACCCATTTCTTATAGCTGGTTCAAAGGTGATTGAGGGTCATGGACAGATGGTTGTGACATCAGTTGAAAACAAGCTGAATGTGGCTGAGATGAAAGGCTCAATGAAttgtaattttgaaaagaaaggCCTTTTGTACAGTCTAATTGAGAAGCCAATTTCTAACCTTGACAAAGCCTCTCTTTTAATCTTTACACTCGTTGCATTTGTATTGTTCATTCGCCtaatttgtaaaaaagatgGAGATGGTGGCGGATTGCCGGAAATTAAAGGGAATAATGTTTCAATTGGCCTGTTGGCGCAACTCCTTGAGAACATTTTTTTGAGACCACGAGGAAATATTTCCATTTTAGCAGGACTTTTTAGTGTTGTAATGCTGTGTGTACAACATGGAGTGCCACTTATGGTTACTTTATCTCTCCATTACCAGAATGATAAACTGGTGGTTAATCAAGAAGTTGTTCATAATGATTTGTCAGCTTGTACAACAATGGGGTTGGTGACTGTTATATGCATTGATGTATCTGGTGGGATCATACCAAAACCAATGGAGGTTAAAATCTGGGTGGGAGAGGGGGAGAGAGATATGAGCATGGTTGAGGAACCAGAAACACGTTTTGTACTTGACAAGCTTAAACAAGGACTTGGTTTATCAGTTCTTGCACCAGGACTATCTCCTTCTCCTGTGTCCAATTCACTTGTTTCGTGGGCAGAAAAAACATGGAAAATGGACATTTTATCTTTCAGAGAAGATTTTCACATTCTTAAGCATAGCAAACTGGATTCTAACCAAGAGGGCAGTGGAGTTTTGGCAAGAAAAGTTAGGGTCAATGAACAAGTTATGCACGTGCACTGGAGCGGGGATGCACCCACGATATTGGAAATGTGTTCGCAATACTATGACAGTGAAGGAGCATGTCATTCCATAGAAAATCAGAAACTTAAATTTAGGCAGGTGATTCAAGAGATGGAGGATAATGGCCTTAAGCCAATTGCATTTGCTTGTAGAGAAACACAAGTGCAAGAACTGGAGCAAGATGAATTGACCTTGTTAGCACTGGTAGGTCTCAAATTCAAGTGTCAagaatcaacaaaattagcTTTGCAAAATCTCAAGAATAATGGAATAGAAATCAAATTGGTCTCGGAGGATGACATCATGGTAGTGAAAGACATGGCTTGTGAACTGAGAATAGAAGTGCCGATAAATGGTCACCTTGAAGGAAAAGAACTTAAAGATTTGAATGACAAAGAAAGATTAGTTAAAGTGGATCAAGCCATTGCAATGGGAAGTTTCAGTCCTAAAGACAAGCATCTCATGGTTAGGTGTTTGCAAGACAAAGGTGATGTGGTTGCATTCATTGACCAAGAAAGGTTGATGACCAATCATAATTCAGAAGTTCTAAAGCTAGCTGATGTAGGGATAGTTCATAACTCTCTAAGAAGAACAATTGATGGTAGAGAGAAATCTGGTATAACTATCACATGTTTCAGTGCACTGGTACCAATCATTAAGGCTGGCAGAAGTAAATATCACAATATTCAAAAGTTCATTCAACTTCAGATGACAGTTGGTATATCAGGGTTACTCATAACCTTGATTACAACAATATTCACAGGAAACTCTCCCTTAACAGCAATCCAATTGATTTGGGTGAACATGCTAATGTGTATTCTGGGCGGTCTAATGATGGTGATGGAATTAAGTAGTGAGGATGAACAAAAACAACCATCTGGTAGGAATCAACCAATTATAACCAAGAAAATATGGAAAAACATAGTTTTTCAGGTTTTCTATCAAGCTTCTGCATGTATGATACTTGAGTTTGGGGGACACGTAACTGACAGTGAAAAGCAAGTAAGGAAAATCATGATCTTCAATACATTCTTTCTTTGCCAGCTCTTCAATCTGCTCAATATCATGGGTTTCTTGAAAGCAGATATTTTCAAGATTGATGTTCAGAAGTTCTGTTTCTTAGTGGCTTTAGGTGGTTGTGTTGTTATGCAGGTTGTGGTAATTGAGTATGCAAAAGGCTTAGCAGATTGCATGCGGCTGAATGCCGCTCGATGGGCTATCTGTGTCCTGGTCAGTGCTGTTCCATGGGTACTTGAATGGACCTTGAAGAAgattttttcagtttttttcaGCACCAATTATAGTTCACCCTTGGACTCTCGAGAGTCAACCCCACAACCTTTGTTCTATCTTTATTGGGGGCTTCCATTTATGATGCTTCTTTTGTTCCCTATAGGACTAGCAGGTATGACATTTCATTGA